A stretch of the Dyella telluris genome encodes the following:
- a CDS encoding ATP-binding protein, translated as MSRRSLRARLVWLILGVIALVLVPLGVYSMRRTINEVNELSDGRLAQSARTLQTLVDEIGLPALQKRSAETGMVVPVATKPRQEVVLHGHTYESEVGFQVFDRTGRTLMATGNMTALPAPDAAHFGYQDVRLGHYRWRLFTLPPTDDGLVVRATERYDSRRDITVALWVEHALAPLIALPVLALLIGWAVRRGLRPLEALAAKLAARKPGSRDTLDVIEAPRELEPVLDALNSQFTLLEEALERERRFSADVAHELRTPLASTMINLENAQASRDTGEADIALSGARESLAALARRVEQLLSLARLEASSRAEPHADIDLLTVARTVIEELAPLIGDSDVELDVALADGRLMVRGHEVALAALLRNLLENALRHVPMGGLVKLIIQREQAHAAIDVIDNGEGIPPERRAAVFARFHREAGSRGDGYGLGLSIVQRAAQLHDATIELLDSPYGQGLRVNVRLPLSRG; from the coding sequence GTGAGTCGCCGCAGCCTGCGCGCCCGTCTGGTCTGGCTGATCCTTGGCGTCATCGCGCTGGTGCTGGTGCCGCTGGGCGTTTACAGCATGCGGCGCACCATCAACGAAGTGAACGAACTGTCGGACGGCCGCCTCGCGCAATCGGCGCGCACGCTGCAGACGCTGGTGGACGAAATCGGCCTGCCCGCGTTGCAGAAGCGCAGCGCGGAGACGGGCATGGTCGTGCCGGTGGCCACCAAGCCCAGGCAGGAGGTGGTCCTGCATGGCCACACCTACGAATCGGAAGTGGGATTCCAGGTGTTCGACCGCACCGGCCGCACGCTCATGGCCACGGGCAACATGACCGCGCTGCCGGCGCCCGATGCCGCGCACTTCGGCTACCAGGACGTGCGGCTGGGTCACTATCGCTGGCGCCTGTTCACCTTGCCGCCTACGGACGACGGCCTGGTGGTGCGCGCCACCGAACGCTACGACAGCCGCCGCGACATCACCGTGGCGTTGTGGGTGGAGCACGCGCTGGCGCCATTGATTGCGCTGCCGGTGCTGGCGCTGTTGATTGGCTGGGCCGTGCGGCGCGGCCTGCGGCCGCTGGAGGCGCTGGCGGCCAAACTCGCCGCGCGCAAGCCGGGCAGCCGCGACACGCTCGACGTGATCGAGGCGCCGCGCGAACTGGAGCCAGTGCTGGACGCGCTCAACAGCCAGTTCACCCTGCTGGAGGAAGCGCTGGAGCGCGAACGTCGCTTCAGCGCGGATGTGGCGCACGAGCTGCGCACACCGCTGGCCTCCACCATGATCAACCTGGAGAACGCCCAGGCCAGCCGCGACACCGGCGAGGCGGACATTGCCCTGTCCGGCGCCCGCGAAAGCCTGGCGGCGCTGGCACGCCGCGTCGAGCAGCTGCTGTCGCTGGCGCGACTGGAAGCCAGCTCGCGTGCGGAACCGCATGCCGATATCGACCTGCTGACCGTGGCGCGCACCGTGATCGAAGAGCTGGCCCCCCTGATCGGCGACTCGGACGTGGAGCTGGACGTGGCCCTGGCCGATGGCAGGCTGATGGTGCGCGGCCATGAGGTAGCGCTGGCGGCCCTGCTGCGCAACCTGCTGGAAAACGCCTTGCGCCACGTGCCCATGGGCGGCCTGGTCAAGCTGATCATCCAGCGCGAGCAGGCGCACGCTGCGATCGACGTGATCGACAATGGCGAGGGCATTCCGCCCGAACGTCGCGCGGCGGTCTTCGCACGCTTCCATCGCGAGGCCGGCAGCCGGGGCGACGGCTATGGCCTGGGCCTGTCCATCGTGCAGCGGGCCGCACAACTGCATGACGCCACCATCGAGCTGCTGGATTCGCCCTATGGGCAAGGATTGCGTGTGAACGTACGCTTGCCGCTCAGCCGGGGCTGA